A region of bacterium DNA encodes the following proteins:
- a CDS encoding dehydrogenase, with protein CDLFKGIYNRVVKDYSKEKLSFTLSTYVDAPAGSGLGTSSTLVVAILGAFAEWLRLPLGEYDMAHLAFEIERKDLAMAGGKQDQYAATFGGFNFMEFYAADKVIVNPLRVKQEYINELELNLLLYYTGTSRLSHKIIESQRENVTTKKGKSIEAMHKLREQAIMMKEAILKGQIQKIGEILDFGWQYKKQMADEITNNVLDEIYESAIHSGATGGKISGAGGGGFMMFYCPNNSRYQVIESLKKFGGEFRRYQFTENGITTWRVG; from the coding sequence TGTGATCTTTTTAAGGGAATATACAATCGTGTTGTAAAGGATTATTCGAAAGAAAAACTTTCTTTTACTTTGTCAACCTATGTCGACGCGCCCGCCGGATCGGGGCTCGGAACGTCATCGACATTGGTTGTAGCTATACTTGGGGCCTTTGCGGAGTGGTTACGCTTGCCGCTAGGCGAATATGACATGGCTCATCTTGCTTTCGAGATTGAACGCAAGGACCTGGCAATGGCCGGAGGGAAACAGGACCAATATGCTGCCACGTTCGGAGGTTTTAATTTCATGGAGTTTTATGCAGCTGATAAAGTGATTGTTAACCCGCTGCGTGTCAAACAGGAATATATCAATGAGCTCGAACTCAATTTACTTTTATATTATACCGGAACGAGCCGGCTCTCGCATAAAATTATTGAATCTCAAAGAGAAAATGTTACTACAAAAAAAGGGAAATCTATCGAAGCCATGCATAAACTGCGTGAGCAAGCCATCATGATGAAAGAAGCCATTTTAAAAGGTCAAATTCAAAAAATCGGCGAAATTCTCGATTTCGGATGGCAATATAAAAAACAAATGGCGGATGAAATTACTAATAACGTTTTAGATGAAATATATGAATCTGCTATTCATTCAGGTGCAACTGGCGGTAAGATTTCCGGCGCCGGTGGCGGCGGATTCATGATGTTTTATTGTCCCAATAATTCCCGGTACCAAGTAATTGAATCACTCAAAAAATTCGGCGGCGAATTTCGCCGGTACCAATTCACTGAGAACGGCATCACGACATGGAGAGTGGGATGA
- a CDS encoding D-sedoheptulose 7-phosphate isomerase, whose product MESGMNSIQTLIQNSIDVKQKLLNSDRLLQMIQQVVDEIVSAYRQEKKVLFCGNGGSAADAQHLAAELSGRFYLDRRSLFAEALHVNTSYLTAVANDYSYDDIFSRLTEGFGRKGDVLIGISTSGNSKNVVKAIEAAKNIGMVTVGFTGEKGGKMKDLCHYLINVPSDDTPRIQESHILVGHIICELVEKNLFGKS is encoded by the coding sequence ATGGAGAGTGGGATGAATTCTATCCAAACATTAATTCAAAATTCGATTGATGTAAAACAGAAATTACTCAATAGTGACAGGCTTTTACAAATGATACAACAGGTAGTCGACGAGATTGTCTCAGCATATCGCCAGGAAAAGAAAGTACTTTTTTGCGGTAACGGCGGTAGTGCGGCCGATGCGCAACATCTGGCAGCAGAACTATCCGGACGTTTTTATTTAGATCGCCGATCGTTATTTGCAGAGGCACTGCACGTAAATACTTCATATCTGACTGCCGTTGCCAACGATTACTCGTACGATGATATCTTTTCAAGATTGACTGAAGGATTTGGGCGAAAGGGTGATGTTTTGATCGGTATTTCTACGTCAGGCAATTCAAAAAACGTGGTCAAAGCCATTGAAGCAGCGAAAAATATCGGCATGGTTACCGTAGGTTTTACCGGGGAAAAAGGTGGAAAAATGAAAGATCTATGCCATTATTTGATTAACGTTCCTTCTGACGATACTCCGCGTATTCAAGAATCGCACATCTTGGTGGGTCACATTATTTGTGAATTAGTAGAAAAAAATCTTTTCGGAAAATCATGA
- a CDS encoding nucleotidyltransferase family protein — translation MIREAIILAGGMGTRLQSVLPDLPKPMAPINGKPFLEYVLNYLIRQQIEKVILSVGYKYNIIQDHFGNHYNDLSLVYEIEKEPLGTGGAIKKSMDLINGTSSFILNGDTFFDVDLKDLFKFHYSNKSSLTIALKQIQPVYRYGTVETDMQGRITAFNEKKEIESGMINGGIYLIDTAIFEQTQTPARFSFEKDFMERHYRQLNCFGLPFDNYFIDIGVPEDYTMAQKTLS, via the coding sequence ATGATCCGGGAAGCTATTATTTTAGCCGGTGGAATGGGAACGCGCTTGCAATCTGTCCTTCCTGATTTGCCTAAACCCATGGCACCGATCAATGGTAAGCCGTTTTTAGAATACGTATTAAATTATCTGATCCGGCAACAAATTGAAAAAGTTATCCTATCGGTAGGATACAAATACAACATTATTCAAGATCATTTTGGCAATCATTACAACGACCTTTCATTAGTATATGAAATCGAAAAAGAGCCTTTAGGAACTGGTGGTGCTATAAAAAAATCGATGGATCTGATCAATGGAACAAGTTCTTTTATTTTGAATGGAGACACTTTTTTTGATGTTGACCTTAAAGATCTTTTTAAGTTTCATTACTCCAACAAGTCATCCTTAACCATTGCGTTGAAGCAAATACAACCTGTTTATAGGTATGGAACGGTTGAAACTGATATGCAAGGACGCATTACAGCTTTCAATGAAAAAAAAGAAATCGAATCCGGCATGATTAACGGTGGAATTTATTTGATTGATACTGCAATTTTTGAACAAACCCAAACTCCTGCTCGATTTTCATTTGAAAAAGATTTCATGGAACGACATTATCGTCAATTGAACTGTTTCGGACTTCCATTTGATAATTATTTTATAGATATTGGCGTCCCTGAAGATTATACTATGGCCCAAAAAACATTATCTTAA